From Diospyros lotus cultivar Yz01 chromosome 4, ASM1463336v1, whole genome shotgun sequence, a single genomic window includes:
- the LOC127799609 gene encoding uncharacterized protein LOC127799609: MPKSSWSLLLWITVLALWVGVINGSKSKPEVGIYELKKGDVSVKLTNWGASIISLFLPDKHGKLADVVLGYDSVQEYMNDTAYFGATVGRVANRIGGAQFTLNGTRYKLVANEKNNTLHGGSRGFSDVVWEVKSHHRQAHSPRVTFTYHSFDGEEGFPGDLIVTVTYALVEKGLAVTMKARALNKATPLNLAHHTYWNLGGHDSGAILSNDVQIFGSKITPVDNDLIPTGDLASVKGTPYDFLEPATIASKIGKLPHGFDINYALDGGGKGVKEAAIVHDKKSGRVMKVMSNQVGLQFYTGNYIKDVKGKGGFVYQAHAGLCLETQGFPDSVNHPNFPSQIVNPGHEYLHKMLFHFSTKLT, encoded by the exons ATGCCCAAGAGCAGCTGGTCTTTGTTGTTGTGGATCACAGTTTTAGCTCTGTGGGTTGGTGTAATTAATGGCTCAAAATCAAAGCCAGAAGTTGGGATCTATGAGCTGAAGAAAGGAGATGTCTCTGTGAAGCTCACCAACTGGGGGGCCAGCATTATCTCCCTTTTCCTTCCTGATAAACatg GAAAGTTGGCGGATGTTGTTCTTGGATATGATTCAGTCCAGGAATACATG AATGATACCGCATATTTTGGTGCCACCGTTGGACGCGTTGCTAATCGGATCGGCGGCGCACAGTTCACCCTCAACGGTACCCGCTACAAGCTCGTGGCTAACGAGAAGAACAACACCCTTcatg GTGGGTCCAGGGGATTCAGCGACGTCGTTTGGGAGGTGAAATCGCACCACCGTCAAGCTCATTCCCCTCGCGTTACCTTCACCTACCACAGCTTTGATGGCGAAGAAG gaTTTCCCGGCGATCTTATCGTCACCGTGACGTATGCCCTGGTGGAGAAAGGGTTGGCCGTGACGATGAAGGCCAGAGCTCTGAACAAAGCCACCCCATTAAACCTGGCGCATCACACCTACTGGAACCTCGGCGGCCACGACAGCGGCGCCATCTTGTCCAACGACGTCCAGATATTCGGCTCCAAGATCACGCCGGTCGACAACGATCTCATTCCCACCGGCGACCTCGCCTCCGTCAAGGGCACGCCCTACGACTTCCTGGAACCCGCCACCATCGCGAGCAAGATCGGGAAGCTCCCTCACGGCTTCGACATCAACTACGCCCTGGATGGCGGCGGGAAGGGGGTGAAGGAGGCGGCCATAGTTCACGACAAGAAGTCGGGGAGAGTGATGAAGGTGATGAGCAATCAGGTGGGCTTGCAATTCTATACGGGGAATTACATCAAGGACGTGAAGGGGAAAGGGGGATTCGTTTACCAAGCACACGCGGGATTGTGCTTGGAGACGCAGGGATTCCCGGATTCGGTGAATCATCCCAATTTTCCTTCCCAGATTGTGAATCCTGGACACGAGTATCTGCATAAGATGCTCTTCCACTTCTCTACCAAGCTCACTTGA